The Juglans regia cultivar Chandler chromosome 6, Walnut 2.0, whole genome shotgun sequence genome contains the following window.
gcaagtaaaataaaataattcaatcgcagtgattaaaatgaaaataaacaattaaaccccacaacaagttaatttaatttgagaagaaatttaaatgcataaaaataattaatttaaagaaagcacttcaaaaataatcttcgtaaactaaaatcataaaaataacacaactaaaaaatccaataattttaaaacaagagaataaattttaaattaataacaaataatctttcaattaaaaatacactaaaatacagggtattacatccttccccccataaaaaaaaatttcgtcctcgaaatttgtaaggtcaaacatcACGCTAAAGCAGGATACCAGATACAACTCAAAACACCCTCGAAAAGACcataccatcaacaactcccaacaagcatgagtaatgttctctcaagtctatttCCATAGGCAAAtccatcatactcgtattagtcccccagtggcacaacacgtccagtattcctagggtgactttgctatccaaaatctcatctttccacaagagtcttaatacaacatccaaggagtcccaatgattattattattattttcgtaACACAATCTGcgctaacctcaatcgactcctatgttaaaactcacaaaccttCTATGTattctacaagttggtaacctattagccacttccaaagttaaccatcaataaacatttccatcatccagacctattccctcaaaatcaacaagaattatacCCTAATTCCacaccaccaaaagtttaatctctaattacaagtatctttatcaaattctcaaatcACCACTAATTTCTTAAGATCAacacaaggtttgaatccttaattatatcacaacatagAACCATTGAATACGAGGTAGCTCAACGCCTACTAACCAGAAAACTCTCAccacatttggtagaaaattctttatctccaaaaccatgaactattacacactttcctcaaactcaccaagaattCATTCCTGGATCTACACCAACTATTATCTTTAAATCTGATATGGATCTAATCCCAAAACCTGCCACTAAAATCtcgaattaataaaaattattatccaaactggaccaatACCTTCAATTCTCAAAGAAATAATCCCCTTGAAATTtcctatatcaataactcaacttcaaTCAACCCCATAATAATGGTCACATACTAACCAGTCtctaaaataaatcaagctagtacaccaagcctgcagaattaaaaacttaaatcttatttcaattcaatccttcaaatctgtaattctaaaaccttaaattataccaGAATCATTCTCCGAAAtttgtaagatcgatgaacttatatccaataataaaacaatcgactcccgaagctttcaaaatctaaaacattaaatgataacaaatcatttcctaaagtctgcaaaaccttaaacttttggggaaatttccataaatctatccttaaagtttgttgaacttacaatcttctattctaaagcctcgtgtCATACCTCCATAAAAtcgaaaacctcaaatatcttactccccgaatagatcacccagaccatgccgttcctttcaaaccttgatattataaaagcacaccaagtcgataaaagttcaagcctactctgctaaatataacaatagcgttctcagtcgtaccatcttcctgccataacttaatccttaacTCGTTTTTCAGCTTCGAAagaaacgaacaaaataaaataaactgaataaataaaaataacataattccaattcaaataaaataaaatcaaacaaaaccaaataaattcaatttaaataaaaacaataatttacaattaaacctttaaacttttccggtactgcacacatggttttacccattcttagccatatcttaAACCAGCACATATAGTCATTCCTATCATCTTATATTGTAAACccaacatcgctctaaactccagtacatctttagaatccaaaccacaaaaatctaaaccttaaatcttataaagattatttccAAGTCACGTCCTACATCCTACATAATAAACTTACCAGATCTAaatcctcaaatcccatcaaaatcaatcataaggtttttagaatctcgaacttaaatatccacatgatcatTCTTAAATTCCTCAAGTTCCTACACTGAAATCTTTACATCCTATAAtcccacagaaatctaaacctccaaggtttatagtatgcagaattcaaacctgtctctgataccaactgtaacgccctgtccccgagggtccggagagttaactcatataacctgataatcaactctaacaaggctagagtacttccaaattcaagaatatatatttttccaaacctcaaatcaaacgtaaatacttcaattaaataaaccatataaactcatctatccaattttcaatccagcaactcaaataaaatcaactcttcttcatgtctcaaataacaaactagaaataatgaaacattaacataagtctccataaaccgtttaaatccattgaagcaaacttaagaaatataaataacttccaaaatcaacactaataccacgagatacccaacaaccattcactgctaatcttctccataaactctaatactgatcctcagctgaaccatcaatgtcatctaaaatattatggagataagggggtgagttatcaacaactcagtaagcagagagcatatactagcatgtaaacatgagcatttataacatttgataagcagaacaaaacatttactttcagaatgcagaaacaaaactttgtacaaaagcattagagcgaaatttccagaaaaatatacttattccaaaaaagaaaatccgttggcatttctaaactgaaacattataattaaatcatctcttagcatcacatcgggacaataccatgtttaacccccgtggtagggttataaaccaccattatacccgtggctgggccatattccatgtttcaccaccgtggtagggttataaaccaccattatacctgtagctgggccttaacagaaacataacagatttcatcgaaaatccgattacaatcatatacagaatcataacttcatgccaaggttttcaaatgacacatcatatcaaaacaaaacactgaaaaggtTCAGATcttttcacatgttcgagataaacataaacaaaatattctcatttgttcataacaaaacttttagaattccttattcgctcttttacatagttcagaaacaaagtgcacaaaactagctcatgtctacaccagtcatgacagaaaacactttctcttatattgaatttatgcatatgcagaataaacatttgaggttgttttcagatcatttcttttcaaaaacaaacacgtttattttcaaagtcaacctcattttatttcttttttgcaaaactagtatatgaaccccgcttacctggacttcttagcttttcagaattttcctcaaaaatgtcgagtcgactataaatcgtcacctataaaaaataatcgcacaatttccgtaagttttcaatcaatcacggatttccatatttaagcctaagcttctaaaattatctatcttaatttctcaaaacttaaaaccctcataatcccaaaatatatcaccacttcctaaaaaaatcaccaatatccaccatgaccaacatcaaactcaaaacaccaatatttaaatccgaaacagcaaacaaatttcatagcataaaccaatcacacaaacaactccatcatccaatccaaccgaccccttaCTCTTTGGActtagtccggcacaaccaaccaattcacagtaaatatgagttaacgtgaaaatacatttaaatctcaaaagttcttcaagaaaaatacttacaatgctataatataatttttgaaagatcacggaagTACTAGAAACGGCAACgcaacaacaaaacagtgcgaaatgcactgtgaccgtgggtctcagaaacccacttttgaacaggtGTAAACGAAGAgccgagattgctagggtagggcctagggatgtcggtgaagctagtggtggtggtggttggccgtggatgGCGGCGTGGGtggcggtttaaggccaaaatgctcaaatcggagatggagatagatggggtttcaccggtgacagatcggagccaaggatagGTGCactaggttgctaggaggtcgaggatgaagtggtgagaagatggtggccgtaggcggcgcgacggcggcgcagcggcgcaaggagtgccgtgGCTTGGTGATGCACGTGggagctaacggcggcgcggttgGGGCTGAGATTACAAGGGGTGGTCGCCGGTGGCTGGGAAGGACAgtgggccgggcggtgtcgcgcacggcggcacGAGGCGGCGGGGCTGGGTGGAAGAagaaacggacggagagagagagggggagagtcgtgcggcgcgcgggagaggagaggagaaaaagaaaagaaaaagaaggaaaagaaaaaaaaaagatgaaaaagaaaagaggaaagagaaaatgtagggaaagaaatgaggttcaatcctcatatattgggtcacaaaaatgatccaacgggaACGATTTTAatacagcaagtaaaataaaataattcaaacgcagtgattaaaatgaaaataaacaattaaaccccacaacaagttaatttaatttgagaagaaatttaaacgcgtaaaaataattaatttagagaaagcacttcaaaaataattttcgtaaactaaaaattataaaaataacacaactaaaaaatctaacaattttaaaacaagagaataaattttaaattaataataaataatatttcaattaaaaatatactaaaatacgaggtgttacatataaagatgaaactgacaaattattgaatttaacaaCTTGAGAAACAATTCATTTTGAGGGGTGGCCCAAACGGTGATGCCACAAAGCATCGGTGGTGCATTCGCCAGTATAGGCAGTAATTTGGTGTGGAGTAGCAAGAGTAGAAAGCGGGTACATGCCATTCTCACAGCTTCCTTGCAGCAAAGTCACCCCTGTGATccaatccttcacaagaaaataatcAGGGTGAAATTCAATGTGCACATTATTGGTCTTAGTAAGATGATGCACAGAAATAAGATTCTTGTGAATAGCTGGTACACAAAGAGTATCACGTAATTGAAAAATTCGACCAGCAGACTGTAAAGCAATAGAACCAATATGAGTGACAGATAAACCTGAACCATCTCCAATGACCACAACATCAGTACCATCATATTCAGAGTGGATAGATAAGTTAGAGAGGTCTGAGGTGATGTTGTGGGATGCATCAGAGTCAAGAAGCGATTTCGCACTCTTGCCTGTTGATTTATTGGCACAGTTGGCAGACATAGACTACAAATTCGGACACGAGCGGGCTGTGTGTCCAAGTTCTTCACAAAACTGATATTTTGGTTTTCTACGAGGTTGATTATTATGATACTGACATTTTGGTAGTTGTTCTTGTAGGACCGAGTGGGAGAAGGACCATCATGTCTCTGGGTAGCATTGGCAGTAGCAACGAGTTGAGCTTGAGAGGTCTCCAAGCGCTTCAAGTATGCCTCATGAGAACTAAGGACATCATGGAGTTCTTCAAATGAAAGGGAGGTTGCTCTGGTGCGGATAGGAGCGACGATGTCCCTATAGTCAGACCCGAGGCCATTGAGTACATAGAGAGTAACATCATCATCAGAGACAGGCGCATCAATCATGGCAAGTTCATCAATGGTGGTACGAGTAGCTTGGAGATAATCAGCGATTGATTGGTCACCACGTTGTAGAAGGGTCAGGGATTCCTTGAGTTGCATCACCCTTGTACGAGAACGATTTGCATAAAGCCGTGAGAGATGAGACCAAGCTTCAGCAGAGGTCTGCACCGTGGTAATGAGAGGAGAGATATTGTCGGAAACAGACGCTGAAATGGAGTTGAGTAGCAGCTGGTCCTGGCGGAACCAGTGTTCAGCAGTAGCACGGGCAGAGAGATCAGAGTCACCATCTGGACATGGTGCTGGTGGGCACTTCGCTGAGCCGTCGAGAAAATCCGTAAGGTCATATCCATGAAGAAGGGACTGCAAGGTGGCACTCTACGCAGGAATTTTGATGGTGTAAGTCGCTGCAATTGGTTTGTGTTGATGGTGATAAGGACAGGGTCTTTATCAGAGGAAGAGATGGAAGACACCATTGTTGTGGAAgcaggggaaaaaaaattttagaatcgGACGACGTCTGATACCATATaagaaaaacaacatttttattcaaaactctGTTGTATTCTATCTGTAGtgctttacatatatatacatgtattgaCTTATAAACAAGGGAAGTAATTTacaaggaaagaaatgaagGTGGACGTGCGGACGTGAAGGTGCTGAAATCGTGCAGATCGTGATACGCTCCTGCACTAGAATCATGCAAATCGCATTACGCTCATCAGCTACGACATTGGCTTGATTGGTGGGATCTCTTTTACAGTACAAAGCTCACTCTATTTTCGGCATTGTTGAGCAGAACACTTGGTGACAATGTGGAGactggttggccgtgggtggagGCTGGCATTTTAGTGTTGGGTGGCACTGGGGTAGCTTCCGTTGTGCAGGAGCAAGTGCTGGAAATGGTGGTTGGTAATGGGAAGGGGGCTTACAGTTGTCATGTCTTACACGGCTACTGGTTGCAGGGTCACGGGTTTACTTCATGTGTGTATCTGTCAAGCAACATTGCGTGGCTGTGGAAAGAGGAGTTGGAAGGCGGATTTGGTTGGCAGGAGGCACATGAGAGGGGTGGGAGATAGAGGTGGAAGAGAGATGCATTGGGCTAGGGTATGGCTTGGGTGGCAAAACTCAGAGAAATTAGAGGGGTGTAAATGTTCGctgagaagaaaaataaaaccgtgtgagagagagtgatggGGAGAAGCAACCGTCGGTGGCGTGGGGATGGCCGACATGGATCGTGGCCTTGGCGTGTGAACGTGGGATGCAATTGGTTCATAGTGCTCGTTAAGTATTACTCCAATGTGGCTGCAGGAGGAGGTTGTTGGTTGTTGACTACTTGTGGTGCTTCCTGGACGTAGGAACGTGGGGGACTGAACGTGCAGCAGCTTGGGGAAATTCCGGGGAAGTTTCTATGTATGTGAgggtatgtatgtatttatgtagGTAATCGAAACCCTGGAgaattagaaaaacaaaaagaagaaatgtgCATGAGATATTGAGTAGTCGGGTTGggcttttaaaattaatcttggGCTAACTACAAAAGAAATGCACACTTGGTCTACAAATTATTAAAAGGGTTttaacctaattacaagctcaataaaaatttatataataccaaaataaaaataaaagaaatttttgggcCCGTAGCCTACTCCAAAATTACTCGTTAAAACTTAAGTGGACTTTTCGTCCATAttgatctgaaaaaaaaaaagaaattggatgCGAGCTTCGTGCTGGACCCGAGTGTTACATGCATAACCTGTCATGAAAAGagcaagatttttttataattttatgactcaaaatttttaaaaactttgaaaagaaTAGACAATATGTAGCTTAcaacaatattttgaatattagtACTCTTGAGTAACATGAATTTcgacattatatataatatggtgcACAAACTATATCTATCATGATTcaaattgtagaaaatatttgagaagcaAATCTCTGTTCCCCGTAactttattcaaaaataaaaattcctcCTTAAACAACTTTGCCAAATGGACCCATTCCGACAATAGTAGCGGACTTCCACAATATCTACTGCCACGTTTTCTTGTACTGAATACATGTTTTTTAAATCCCTCTAGTCCTTCTAGACGTATCTTATAATGTATTCAAAAACTGAAATGGTTATATAtacaatacattatatatatacatacacacacacaacactttTATCCCATTTTTATCTGGTTGTATTAATGTGGTATTGTCTATCATCCTCTCACTTACATATGCTTGGGAgacaaaaaaccaaataaagagATCAAGTTCAATTGTTCAAAGATAATAACTATACTAGTTCAGGTATATCATTAATAGCTTCTAAGTGTAAGTTAGACTCAACTTCAAT
Protein-coding sequences here:
- the LOC108985616 gene encoding uncharacterized protein LOC108985616 translates to MQLKESLTLLQRGDQSIADYLQATRTTIDELAMIDAPVSDDDVTLYVLNGLGSDYRDIVAPIRTRATSLSFEELHDVLSSHEAYLKRLETSQAQLVATANATQRHDGPSPTRSYKNNYQNVSIIIINLVENQNISFVKNLDTQPARVRICSLCLPTVPINQQARVRNRFLTLMHPTTSPQTSLTYLSTLNMMVLMLWSLEMVQVYLSLILVLLLYSLLVEFFNYVILFVYQLFTRILFLCIILLRPIMCTLNFTLIIFL